A region of Chloracidobacterium sp. DNA encodes the following proteins:
- a CDS encoding PQQ-binding-like beta-propeller repeat protein, producing the protein MAGDQIAADDSRVFLGLNGARIEALSRDGKKIWSSEFGGEISSNIIATDGSLFFATSEVAGETSKSSGSKLRWVSKDTGITNWTMTLPDTDRHYLGLFNGAVIVVSKNGALDAIDVRSGKVEWTRQIAEGFVGEPSFTASSVMLATTGKQILDVSLKNGEINSVRKFPFAVTALSAAENYVLILGDERGNVSASNGGDKPIWTFKTGGEISKVSAFDGHVLVASHDNFVYFLSSRNGGRIWKKRLSGRIGQISRVTERFALISSFEEREAVLTDIANGRVAGRIVFGENESLVARPIAANGLIFVLTNTAAYSYSLNGCPQNK; encoded by the coding sequence TTGGCGGGTGATCAGATTGCCGCAGACGATAGCCGAGTGTTTTTGGGCCTGAATGGCGCGAGGATCGAAGCTCTATCGCGAGACGGCAAGAAGATTTGGTCGTCAGAATTTGGCGGGGAGATCAGCTCTAATATCATCGCCACCGATGGAAGTTTGTTTTTTGCAACCTCAGAAGTTGCGGGTGAAACGTCAAAATCGAGCGGAAGCAAGCTTCGCTGGGTTAGCAAAGATACAGGCATTACAAATTGGACCATGACACTGCCTGACACTGATCGACATTATCTCGGCTTGTTTAACGGAGCCGTTATCGTTGTGTCAAAAAATGGTGCGCTCGATGCGATAGATGTAAGGAGCGGAAAAGTGGAGTGGACCAGACAAATCGCAGAAGGATTTGTCGGAGAACCGTCGTTCACCGCATCAAGTGTGATGTTGGCGACAACGGGTAAGCAGATTTTAGACGTTTCACTAAAAAATGGTGAGATCAATTCAGTGCGAAAGTTTCCATTTGCCGTGACGGCGCTGAGTGCGGCGGAAAATTATGTGTTGATTCTCGGAGACGAACGAGGAAACGTTTCAGCATCGAATGGAGGTGATAAGCCGATCTGGACGTTCAAAACAGGGGGTGAGATATCAAAAGTCTCCGCTTTTGACGGACATGTTCTGGTTGCGTCCCATGATAATTTTGTTTATTTTCTTTCTTCCAGAAACGGCGGACGCATTTGGAAAAAACGTCTCTCCGGCCGTATCGGACAAATATCGAGAGTGACGGAACGCTTCGCCTTGATCTCCAGTTTTGAAGAACGAGAGGCGGTGCTGACAGACATTGCAAACGGACGAGTCGCCGGCCGCATTGTTTTTGGCGAGAATGAGAGCCTTGTTGCACGTCCTATCGCTGCGAACGGATTGATCTTCGTGCTTACCAATACGGCAGCTTACAGCTACAGCCTAAACGGATGTCCGCAGAACAAATAA
- a CDS encoding polysaccharide biosynthesis protein, whose amino-acid sequence MKELEGKRILVTGGTGSLGKTLVNRLLTGEMGMPEKITVFSRDEAKQHYMRLEYMNRETATDDVIYQNSLDRLNFRIGDVRDYSALVAAMRDADVVFNAAALKQVPSCEYFPFEAILTNIYGAANIVRAVRENDLHIEKVIGISTDKACKPINVMGMTKALQERVLIEANRDCDSTKFNCVRYGNVIASRGSIIPLFVEQIKNDQPITITLAEMTRFLLSLDHAVDTVFEAVRSDGRGETFVPKVASAKISDVALALMGGKNLPLVYTGIRPGEKVHEIMVSEEECFRTVERGDYYVILPVLPELRAEQDIMPALETEYSSRDNNLAVPELRDLLRNSSGEIMQFMN is encoded by the coding sequence ATGAAAGAATTAGAAGGTAAACGAATACTTGTAACCGGCGGCACAGGCTCGCTTGGGAAAACGCTTGTCAACCGTCTGCTGACGGGTGAAATGGGTATGCCTGAAAAGATCACCGTCTTTTCACGCGATGAGGCCAAGCAGCATTACATGCGTCTCGAGTACATGAATCGCGAGACGGCGACCGACGACGTTATCTATCAAAATTCTCTTGACCGTCTTAATTTCCGTATCGGCGATGTTCGCGATTATTCGGCGTTAGTCGCCGCGATGCGCGATGCCGATGTTGTCTTCAACGCGGCCGCATTAAAGCAGGTGCCTTCCTGCGAGTATTTTCCTTTTGAAGCGATCCTGACAAATATCTACGGTGCGGCAAATATCGTCCGCGCTGTGCGCGAAAACGATCTGCACATTGAAAAAGTGATCGGAATTTCGACTGACAAGGCGTGCAAACCTATCAATGTCATGGGTATGACAAAGGCATTGCAGGAACGAGTGTTGATCGAGGCGAACCGTGATTGCGACTCGACTAAATTTAATTGTGTCCGTTACGGAAACGTGATCGCTTCACGCGGTTCGATCATTCCGCTGTTTGTTGAGCAGATCAAAAATGATCAGCCGATAACGATCACACTTGCCGAAATGACACGGTTTTTATTGAGTCTAGATCACGCCGTCGATACGGTTTTTGAAGCGGTCCGATCTGATGGACGTGGTGAGACTTTTGTTCCTAAAGTAGCGTCGGCGAAAATATCGGACGTTGCTCTCGCTCTGATGGGTGGGAAAAACCTGCCTTTGGTTTACACCGGAATTAGACCCGGCGAAAAGGTTCACGAAATAATGGTTTCGGAAGAAGAGTGCTTTAGAACAGTCGAACGCGGGGATTATTATGTCATTCTTCCTGTTTTGCCGGAGCTTAGAGCGGAACAAGATATTATGCCTGCGCTCGAAACTGAATATTCTTCACGCGACAATAATCTTGCCGTGCCGGAATTACGTGACCTACTGAGGAATTCGAGCGGAGAAATCATGCAATTCATGAATTAA
- a CDS encoding nucleotidyltransferase family protein, with protein sequence MSETQTDAVQEIRDPSRWYILQKKAMEMRAVQAFSLMREAGIEPVLIKGLAVARFYPEAGSRASIDMDLAVSSDDFEAADKIARSAAANGLAIDLHRELRHLDTVAWNDLFTHSQLREVEGGSIRVLREEDHMRVLIVHWLTDGGARKERLWDFYYCIIGRSPDFDWDRFLNTVSERRRRWLICTIGLAHHYLGLDLDDTPIRDEAKNLPSWLIKALEKEWANETRFMPLETVIHDPKMFLMQIPRRLRPNPIWATVQLEGSFDAKTRLFYQLGSFFQRIVPSFKRVSSSIFRRPN encoded by the coding sequence GTGAGCGAAACGCAAACAGATGCTGTACAAGAGATTCGTGATCCTTCCCGCTGGTACATCCTTCAGAAAAAAGCGATGGAGATGCGGGCCGTGCAGGCGTTTTCGCTGATGCGAGAAGCGGGCATTGAGCCTGTCCTTATTAAGGGGTTAGCCGTAGCTCGCTTTTATCCCGAAGCAGGCTCACGAGCTTCTATCGATATGGACCTCGCCGTGTCATCTGATGATTTTGAAGCTGCAGATAAGATCGCCAGATCTGCCGCTGCTAACGGACTTGCCATCGATCTTCACCGCGAACTTCGTCATCTCGATACGGTTGCGTGGAATGACCTTTTTACCCATTCGCAATTGCGTGAGGTTGAGGGCGGCAGCATTCGTGTTCTGCGAGAGGAAGATCACATGCGCGTTCTAATCGTCCATTGGCTGACCGACGGCGGAGCACGCAAAGAGAGGCTTTGGGATTTTTACTATTGCATCATCGGACGCTCTCCGGATTTCGACTGGGACCGTTTCTTGAATACGGTAAGCGAACGCCGACGCCGTTGGCTCATATGCACAATCGGGCTTGCACATCATTATCTTGGACTCGATCTTGACGATACGCCTATCAGAGACGAAGCGAAAAATCTACCTTCGTGGCTTATCAAAGCGCTGGAAAAAGAATGGGCGAACGAAACACGGTTTATGCCGTTGGAGACAGTTATTCACGATCCAAAAATGTTCTTAATGCAAATTCCAAGACGACTGCGGCCAAACCCTATCTGGGCAACTGTCCAGTTAGAAGGCAGCTTTGATGCAAAAACCCGCTTGTTCTATCAGCTCGGCAGTTTTTTCCAACGAATAGTGCCTTCCTTTAAACGTGTGTCAAGTTCGATTTTCAGGAGGCCTAATTGA
- a CDS encoding single-stranded DNA-binding protein, whose amino-acid sequence MSFNKIILVGNLGRDPELRYTPQGSAVCSFSMATNEKRRDKSGEFQNVATWFRVTLWGNQAEVASKYLTKGKQVYIEGRLRMEEYTDREGVIQKTLEVNGTDMQFIGSREDGGGSYSGGHQEGDPDTHSGPPSTASSSAGVSSGSGSSTPVSSPAGDDDIPF is encoded by the coding sequence ATGTCATTTAACAAGATAATACTGGTCGGCAATCTAGGTCGCGATCCAGAATTACGCTATACGCCACAAGGATCAGCCGTTTGCAGTTTTTCGATGGCAACAAATGAGAAACGTCGCGACAAATCTGGGGAGTTTCAGAATGTTGCTACCTGGTTTAGAGTGACGCTTTGGGGCAACCAAGCCGAGGTCGCCTCAAAATACCTAACCAAGGGAAAACAGGTATATATTGAAGGCAGGTTGCGAATGGAAGAATATACCGACCGCGAGGGCGTCATTCAAAAAACACTCGAAGTAAATGGCACCGATATGCAGTTCATCGGCTCACGCGAAGATGGTGGTGGCAGTTACAGCGGAGGCCATCAGGAAGGCGATCCCGACACCCACAGTGGGCCGCCATCAACGGCGAGTTCATCGGCAGGAGTATCGTCGGGTAGCGGAAGTTCAACTCCTGTCTCCTCGCCCGCTGGAGATGATGATATTCCGTTCTAA
- the wecB gene encoding UDP-N-acetylglucosamine 2-epimerase (non-hydrolyzing) → MKIMTIFGTRPEIIRLSLVMKVLDQHCEHVSVHTGQNYDESLSDVFIQDLDVRTPDVHLGIKSKSFGDQIGQILTKCDELLEQHKPDRVLILGDTNSALSAIVASRRRIPVFHMEAGNRCFDDRVPEEINRRIIDHSSTVLMPYTERSKENLVREGIERDRIYITGNPIKEVLDNYADNIESSDVMDSLKVKPFDYLLVTLHRAENVDIPERLAGIFNGLAEVASKFGKNILVSVHPRTAEKLEQYGIRPDSQKVRLLKALRFFDFVKLEKNSLAVLTDSGTVQEECAIFGIPNVTLRDVTERPETIECGSNILGGGDVESILRAVEIAIAQPAAWTAPREYLAENVSQTVSKILLGYTSQRRHFS, encoded by the coding sequence ATGAAGATAATGACGATCTTCGGCACGCGGCCGGAAATAATCAGGCTCAGCCTCGTCATGAAGGTGCTCGACCAACATTGCGAGCATGTCTCCGTACATACCGGCCAAAATTATGACGAGAGCCTGAGCGATGTTTTCATCCAGGACCTCGATGTTCGTACGCCAGACGTTCATCTCGGCATCAAATCAAAATCATTCGGCGATCAGATCGGACAGATCCTGACAAAGTGCGACGAGCTGCTCGAACAACACAAGCCGGACCGCGTCCTTATTCTTGGCGACACGAACAGCGCACTTTCTGCGATCGTTGCATCCAGACGACGCATTCCGGTATTTCATATGGAGGCGGGCAACCGCTGCTTTGACGACCGCGTTCCCGAAGAGATCAACCGGCGTATCATCGACCATTCCAGTACTGTGCTTATGCCTTACACCGAACGAAGCAAAGAAAATCTCGTTCGCGAAGGCATTGAGCGCGACCGCATTTACATCACCGGCAACCCGATCAAAGAGGTTTTGGACAACTATGCTGACAACATCGAGTCCAGCGACGTGATGGATAGCCTCAAGGTCAAGCCTTTTGATTACCTCCTTGTTACTTTGCATCGCGCAGAGAATGTCGATATCCCTGAGCGGCTGGCGGGAATTTTTAATGGCCTTGCTGAGGTCGCTTCAAAATTCGGAAAGAATATTTTGGTCTCGGTCCATCCGAGAACGGCCGAAAAACTTGAGCAGTACGGCATCCGCCCGGATTCGCAAAAAGTGCGCCTTTTGAAAGCACTTAGATTTTTTGATTTCGTAAAACTGGAAAAAAATTCGCTCGCCGTTTTAACCGACAGCGGCACGGTGCAGGAGGAATGTGCGATATTCGGCATTCCAAATGTGACGCTTCGCGATGTTACCGAGCGGCCTGAGACAATTGAATGTGGCAGCAATATTCTAGGCGGAGGAGATGTTGAATCTATCCTTCGTGCAGTCGAGATCGCCATAGCGCAGCCTGCAGCCTGGACCGCACCGCGCGAATATCTGGCTGAGAACGTTTCACAAACCGTAAGCAAGATCCTGTTGGGATATACTAGCCAACGACGGCATTTCTCGTGA
- the rimI gene encoding ribosomal protein S18-alanine N-acetyltransferase, with product MSAKAFKKLKKMVADNQDILRIRPVETSHIADLIRIAEETNLSHWSAQSYLDEMKNPDSVMLRLEAGNNSTIGFVVGRLVPAGVIEIVTDAEIYNIAISESEQRNGLGQLLIDAFTEACREKKVANIWLEVRESNYQAIAFYEKNGFDRVQTRQYFYENPREHALLMKLTLKKESA from the coding sequence TTGTCAGCAAAAGCTTTTAAGAAACTCAAAAAAATGGTCGCCGATAATCAAGACATCTTACGGATCCGCCCCGTCGAAACCTCACACATCGCTGACCTCATCCGCATTGCTGAAGAAACCAACCTGAGCCATTGGTCGGCGCAGAGTTATCTCGACGAAATGAAGAATCCCGATTCGGTAATGTTGCGTCTCGAAGCCGGTAACAATTCTACGATCGGCTTCGTCGTTGGCCGTCTTGTGCCCGCTGGGGTGATTGAGATCGTCACGGACGCCGAAATATACAATATTGCAATATCGGAAAGTGAACAACGAAATGGGTTGGGCCAGTTATTAATCGATGCGTTTACTGAGGCCTGTCGTGAAAAGAAAGTAGCAAATATATGGTTGGAAGTTCGTGAATCCAATTATCAGGCTATTGCCTTCTACGAAAAAAACGGTTTCGATCGCGTTCAAACACGTCAGTATTTTTATGAAAACCCTCGGGAACACGCCCTTTTAATGAAACTAACATTGAAAAAAGAATCCGCTTGA
- a CDS encoding glycosyltransferase family 4 protein: MTEVYYPEEISTGYYLTSIAEGLAENFDVKVLCGQPKHMSRGMRAPKREVRNGVEIFRAAATTLDKNVMLYRLFNMFTIGVAMFYNSLKRFRKGDQILVVTAPPTMPVTTAFASLLRGASYTVLVQDSYPEILIAVGALRKNSLAVSTINFFNRWVYKYAAKIIVMGRDMKELFERKTAGLDIPIVTIPNWADLETIHPTPRESNQLLKDLGISDKFVLLYAGNIGHPTDVETIISSAEQLRDHQEIHFLFIGAGVKKKWVEDQVRDRSLTNVSVLNYLPRGQQIVFLNACDVGLIALINGMLGTAMPSRTYNIMAAGKPILALTEQGSELAQVIDEEGIGKYVDPGKTHDLTNAILQIFEDRDKLGEMGERAHKAAVAKYSLLDAVAKYRNELV; this comes from the coding sequence TTGACTGAGGTTTATTATCCTGAGGAGATTTCCACCGGATATTATCTCACGTCGATCGCTGAAGGACTCGCTGAAAATTTCGATGTCAAGGTTTTATGCGGACAGCCGAAGCACATGTCTCGCGGCATGAGAGCACCAAAAAGAGAAGTCCGCAATGGCGTCGAAATTTTCCGTGCGGCTGCGACAACGTTAGACAAAAATGTGATGCTCTATCGTCTGTTCAATATGTTCACGATCGGCGTCGCGATGTTTTATAATTCGCTGAAACGCTTTCGAAAAGGCGATCAAATTCTCGTTGTAACGGCTCCGCCGACGATGCCGGTAACGACCGCGTTTGCCTCGCTATTGCGCGGAGCAAGTTACACGGTTTTAGTTCAGGACAGCTATCCGGAAATTCTCATCGCTGTCGGTGCGTTGCGGAAAAATTCGCTGGCCGTCAGCACCATCAATTTCTTCAATCGCTGGGTTTACAAATATGCTGCAAAAATAATTGTCATGGGCCGTGACATGAAAGAGCTTTTCGAGCGAAAGACAGCCGGACTCGACATTCCAATTGTGACGATTCCAAACTGGGCCGACCTCGAAACAATTCACCCGACGCCAAGAGAAAGTAATCAGCTTTTGAAGGATCTTGGTATTTCGGATAAATTTGTCCTTTTGTATGCGGGCAACATCGGCCATCCGACCGATGTCGAAACGATCATTAGTTCGGCAGAGCAACTCCGCGATCATCAAGAAATTCACTTTCTTTTCATTGGTGCCGGCGTTAAGAAAAAATGGGTCGAAGATCAGGTTCGCGATAGATCATTAACGAATGTTTCTGTTCTCAATTATCTTCCACGTGGCCAACAGATCGTATTCCTAAACGCCTGCGATGTTGGATTGATCGCATTGATAAATGGAATGTTGGGTACGGCGATGCCAAGCCGCACTTATAATATTATGGCTGCGGGCAAGCCGATCCTTGCGTTGACTGAGCAAGGTTCAGAGTTGGCCCAAGTGATCGACGAAGAGGGAATTGGAAAGTATGTCGATCCCGGCAAAACTCACGATTTGACGAACGCCATCTTGCAGATATTTGAGGACCGCGACAAGCTCGGTGAAATGGGTGAGCGTGCCCACAAAGCGGCGGTCGCAAAATACTCTTTGCTCGATGCCGTGGCAAAATATAGGAACGAATTAGTTTAG
- a CDS encoding glycosyltransferase family 4 protein — protein sequence MEKVKPVILIICDYYLPGFESGGAMRTLVNMVDRLSDGYEFKIVTRDHDGPLNRASYTNVRINDWNQIENTDVHYLSKDSIRLGSIKKLVREIKPDAIYLNSFFSPLTVFTLILRRCNAIDAIPIVLAPEGELVPGALSIKPLKKQLYLRAAKSLKLLDNIAWKAASEFEQESIHAIFGGEAKISIAPNMPPQITLGDFDLAAKPEKRPGQAKMVFLSRFMRKKNFNFLLEHVRRLKDDLCIDIFGPIEDADYWRECQALIKKLPPNIKIEAKGPVLHEDVASTLAKYHFFVLPTLGENFGHIFIEALAAGCPLIISDRTPWRNLEKDVIGWDIPLENPDSWLAVINNCQNMDNDDFRIRSENARRFAVAWLSDPEHENSNRKVLDFALVST from the coding sequence ATGGAAAAAGTAAAACCGGTCATCCTGATTATCTGTGATTATTATCTCCCCGGTTTCGAGAGCGGCGGAGCAATGCGGACACTCGTGAATATGGTTGACCGTCTAAGCGATGGTTATGAGTTTAAGATCGTCACGCGAGATCACGACGGCCCTCTAAATAGGGCATCTTACACAAATGTCAGGATCAACGACTGGAATCAAATTGAGAACACCGACGTCCATTATCTTTCGAAAGATAGTATTCGGCTTGGGTCGATCAAAAAGCTTGTCCGCGAGATCAAACCCGACGCCATATACCTCAATAGTTTTTTTAGTCCGTTGACTGTCTTTACGTTGATTTTGCGTAGATGTAACGCGATTGACGCTATTCCGATCGTCCTTGCCCCAGAAGGCGAGCTTGTTCCCGGAGCTTTGTCCATCAAACCTCTTAAGAAACAACTTTACCTGAGGGCGGCTAAATCATTGAAATTATTGGACAATATTGCATGGAAAGCAGCGTCTGAATTCGAGCAGGAAAGCATACATGCCATTTTCGGCGGCGAAGCCAAGATCTCTATTGCTCCAAATATGCCACCGCAGATAACTCTTGGCGATTTTGATCTGGCCGCAAAACCGGAAAAGAGGCCAGGACAAGCAAAGATGGTTTTTTTGTCGCGGTTTATGCGGAAAAAGAACTTCAATTTTCTCCTCGAGCATGTTCGGAGGCTTAAGGATGATCTTTGCATTGATATTTTTGGGCCGATAGAGGACGCTGATTATTGGCGAGAATGTCAGGCTCTCATCAAAAAGCTACCACCTAACATCAAAATAGAGGCAAAAGGGCCGGTTTTACATGAAGATGTCGCAAGTACGCTCGCCAAATATCATTTTTTTGTGCTGCCAACACTTGGCGAGAATTTTGGCCACATTTTTATTGAGGCACTCGCTGCCGGCTGTCCGCTCATTATTAGCGACCGTACGCCGTGGAGAAATTTGGAAAAAGACGTGATCGGCTGGGATATTCCTCTTGAAAATCCCGATTCGTGGCTAGCCGTAATTAACAATTGTCAGAATATGGACAACGACGACTTTCGCATAAGGTCGGAAAATGCACGCCGATTCGCCGTTGCTTGGCTTTCGGACCCTGAACACGAGAATTCTAACCGGAAAGTTCTCGATTTTGCTCTTGTTTCGACCTAA
- the tsaB gene encoding tRNA (adenosine(37)-N6)-threonylcarbamoyltransferase complex dimerization subunit type 1 TsaB, with protein MTKSQIVLAIESAICGGSISLLRDGVEVANWIGKSDVSKAEDLLVNIDAMLTANDIDRQEINMIAVSAGPGSFTGIRIGIATALGMKAGLGIAMSSRSALKAMAFLQTKNKVTTAIPMGRKAVCLQSFQKQGKKIYVLDEPHTMPEDAFLSLLQNETNVTFVLHSALYYKTEQQGHIINFGDNIAYAIGLICCEYQGIVSEPIFVSKSF; from the coding sequence TTGACTAAATCACAAATCGTTCTTGCCATCGAATCCGCTATTTGCGGCGGCAGTATCTCTTTGCTCCGAGATGGCGTCGAAGTTGCGAACTGGATAGGGAAGTCAGATGTCTCAAAAGCCGAAGACCTGCTCGTCAACATAGACGCTATGCTCACGGCAAATGATATCGATCGACAAGAGATCAATATGATAGCCGTTTCAGCCGGACCGGGAAGTTTTACTGGAATACGGATTGGTATTGCCACAGCGTTGGGCATGAAAGCTGGCCTTGGGATCGCAATGTCCAGCCGGTCGGCGCTAAAGGCTATGGCGTTTTTGCAAACAAAAAATAAAGTGACTACCGCAATTCCGATGGGCCGTAAGGCGGTCTGTTTACAGTCATTTCAAAAGCAGGGCAAAAAGATCTATGTCCTCGATGAACCACATACGATGCCGGAAGATGCGTTTCTCTCATTACTGCAAAACGAAACAAATGTAACTTTCGTCTTACACTCCGCACTTTACTACAAGACTGAACAGCAAGGACACATAATAAATTTTGGCGATAATATCGCCTATGCTATTGGCTTGATCTGTTGTGAATATCAAGGGATCGTATCTGAGCCAATTTTTGTCAGCAAAAGCTTTTAA
- a CDS encoding PqqD family protein, producing the protein MNNPNGLQNPMARNSGLVVQEMPDEVLVYDMDANKAHCLNQSAALIWKSCDGSNSVTDIVKEFESNGRGKITEDFVWLAIDQLSENGLLENKVAPRFQGQSRRTVLKTIGLASMVALPVIASLVAPKQALGVNTCVCTSNQMCSEQQNAGCPSTTNCNNLGLCAPNPPQRKS; encoded by the coding sequence ATGAATAATCCTAATGGTCTGCAGAATCCAATGGCTCGCAATAGCGGCCTCGTGGTTCAGGAAATGCCCGACGAAGTTTTGGTTTACGATATGGACGCGAACAAGGCCCATTGTTTGAATCAATCGGCGGCTTTGATTTGGAAGTCCTGCGACGGCAGCAATTCCGTAACGGACATTGTAAAAGAGTTTGAATCCAATGGCCGCGGAAAAATCACTGAAGATTTTGTCTGGCTCGCCATCGATCAGTTGAGCGAGAACGGCCTGTTGGAGAATAAAGTTGCTCCAAGATTTCAGGGCCAGTCGCGCCGAACAGTCCTCAAGACCATCGGTTTGGCTTCAATGGTTGCACTGCCGGTGATCGCTTCGTTGGTCGCTCCAAAACAGGCATTGGGAGTAAACACTTGTGTCTGTACATCAAACCAGATGTGTAGTGAGCAGCAGAATGCCGGTTGTCCGAGCACGACCAACTGCAACAATTTGGGTCTATGTGCACCAAATCCTCCTCAACGCAAATCCTAG
- a CDS encoding YdcH family protein: MSTADPVRDELIKSNAVFRDLVHQHQGFEARLNELAHLSYPSEDEQLEEVTLKKKKLAIKDEIYAILEQQAVSH, from the coding sequence ATGTCAACAGCGGATCCGGTGAGAGATGAACTGATAAAGAGCAATGCAGTATTCCGAGATCTTGTTCATCAGCATCAGGGTTTCGAAGCGAGATTGAACGAACTGGCCCATCTTTCATACCCAAGCGAAGACGAACAGTTGGAGGAAGTTACTCTTAAGAAAAAAAAATTAGCAATAAAAGACGAGATCTACGCGATTCTGGAGCAGCAAGCCGTTTCACACTAA
- a CDS encoding PqqD family protein: protein MNTNPNGLQNPIARQSGIVIQEINNEVLVYDLKTNRACCLNHSAAFIWKMCDGQNSITDIIRFFESEGLGKVTEDFVWLAIDQLSANGLLKNKFLPRFSGQSRRKVIQTIGLASMAAIPIIASLVAPPSAYASISNCVCTSSSQCAFPPNQNCPSTTNCNSLGLCAPNNAPRKI from the coding sequence ATGAATACCAATCCCAACGGACTGCAAAATCCGATTGCTCGTCAGAGCGGTATTGTAATTCAGGAAATAAACAATGAAGTTTTGGTCTACGATCTAAAAACGAACAGAGCATGCTGTTTAAATCATTCGGCCGCTTTTATTTGGAAAATGTGTGATGGTCAAAATTCGATCACTGACATTATTCGTTTTTTCGAATCAGAAGGGCTCGGAAAAGTTACTGAAGATTTTGTTTGGCTTGCAATAGATCAGCTTAGTGCAAATGGGCTTTTAAAGAATAAGTTTTTGCCAAGATTTTCCGGCCAATCTCGTAGAAAGGTTATTCAAACAATTGGTTTAGCGTCAATGGCCGCCATACCGATAATCGCATCGCTGGTAGCTCCACCAAGTGCGTACGCCTCGATATCTAACTGTGTGTGTACTTCTAGCTCTCAGTGCGCTTTTCCGCCAAACCAAAATTGTCCAAGCACTACCAACTGCAATAGCTTGGGTCTTTGTGCTCCGAATAATGCTCCGAGAAAAATTTAA
- a CDS encoding glycosyltransferase family 4 protein: MIDLVMFLVMLAASYIGVGYYLRWSEKNEVFAIPNERSSHTEPMPHGGGLVIVIISLIAYVLISLYLPGTFSWGYFCGALMIALVSFLDDIYSIAFPWRLLVHSIAAFLLILDVDTWHGISMLGHINLGNFGYVLTFIWIVWMVNSYNFMDGIDGLAGLQAVIAGVGWLVLGYILQMPSIFLFSGVIAAASWGFLIHNWNPAKIFMGDVGSAFLGFTFASLPLIARVKASKNPDLLPIAAVLFVWFFLFDSVVTILRRAVRGEKIWQAHREHLFQRLTLSGLSHRRVTIFYGILASVLSLFILLSVEFRQDIEVAILPVVIILTGALLVFLAKRGVLA; the protein is encoded by the coding sequence ATGATCGATCTCGTTATGTTTTTGGTAATGCTTGCCGCGTCGTATATCGGCGTCGGTTATTACCTGCGCTGGAGCGAAAAAAACGAGGTCTTTGCGATTCCCAACGAACGCAGCTCTCACACCGAACCAATGCCACACGGTGGCGGACTCGTAATTGTCATAATTAGCCTGATTGCCTACGTTCTTATTTCGCTGTATCTCCCCGGCACATTTTCATGGGGATATTTTTGCGGCGCTTTGATGATCGCTTTGGTCAGTTTCCTCGACGATATTTACTCTATTGCATTTCCTTGGCGTCTCTTGGTCCACAGCATAGCTGCTTTCCTATTGATTCTCGACGTCGATACATGGCACGGCATATCAATGCTCGGCCATATCAATCTCGGAAATTTTGGCTACGTCCTGACATTCATATGGATCGTGTGGATGGTGAATTCATACAACTTCATGGATGGCATCGACGGACTTGCAGGTTTACAAGCGGTAATCGCCGGCGTCGGTTGGCTTGTGCTTGGCTACATCCTACAGATGCCTTCGATATTTCTTTTTAGCGGAGTCATCGCAGCAGCAAGCTGGGGATTTTTGATCCACAACTGGAATCCGGCGAAAATATTTATGGGTGACGTTGGCAGTGCATTTCTCGGATTTACGTTCGCATCACTGCCGCTTATTGCGAGAGTAAAAGCGAGTAAAAACCCTGATCTGCTACCGATCGCGGCGGTGCTGTTCGTGTGGTTCTTTCTGTTCGATTCGGTTGTTACAATTCTGCGGCGTGCCGTTCGCGGTGAAAAAATTTGGCAGGCACATCGCGAACATCTCTTTCAAAGGCTCACATTGTCGGGACTATCGCACCGCCGCGTAACGATATTTTACGGGATACTGGCATCAGTTCTCAGCCTGTTCATTTTGCTATCGGTGGAATTCAGGCAAGACATCGAGGTTGCGATCCTGCCGGTAGTTATAATTCTGACAGGAGCGTTGCTGGTTTTCCTGGCGAAAAGGGGCGTGTTAGCATAG